The DNA region AGAGTCGGAGGCCGAAGCGGCGGCGTCGGCCCAGCCCGAACAACTCCAGCCGCAACCGGCCGTGGCTGCACAAAGCTCTCCCCGACGCGTGTTGGGCCTGTGCCTGTTGGCGCTGACCGCTGCGCTCGCCGGAACGGCGGTGGCGGTCAAGCGACGCGCTGCGCGCCCCGGGCCGACGCCGATGACCGACGCCGATTTCCGCCGCGCCGCAGGGGGCGCTGTCCGGCGGTTGGTCGCCTGACCCAGCGACGGATGTCCGTCGCGGGACGGGACAGGGTCAAGGCGGGCCCGACCGTGTGCCGATTCAACCTCCGTCTGCGTCCCGTTCGTTACCCGAGTGCCTGCCCCATGACCCAGCCCACTGCAAGCATGAACCAGGCCGCTGCGAGCCCCACGTCCAAGTCTGTTTCGCGCGTCTTCCCGTCGGTGCCACGGATCGACCGGTACTTCCCGGGCGCCGCGATCGAGGGCTCACGCCGCGCGGTGGTGGATTGCGTGACGCGCGGCGACGGCCCGGCGCTGGTGATCGGCGCCCCGGGCGTTGGCAAGTCGTTGCTGCTAGACATGGTCGCTCAGGCGGTGGGCGACCGGGGCGCGGTGGTCCGGCTGGCGTCGACGCAGATCTGCACCCGCCGCGCGCTGCTGCAGGCGATGCTGTTTGCGATGGGAAAACCCTACCGCGACCGGGAGGAGGGCGAGCTGCGGCTGGCGGTGATCGAGGGGCTCCGGTCGTTGGGCGATCGCCCGCTCGGCGCCGTGCTGATCGTCGACGAGGCGCAGCTTCTGTCGGTCAAGCTGCTGGACGAGCTGCGGATGCTGGGCGACCTAGTGACCGAAGGAGGCGAGCCGGCGGTGCGGCTGGTGATCGCCGGCGGTCCCACGCTAGACGAGCTGCTGGCGGCCGCGGAGCTCGAGCCGCTGTGTCAGCGGATCGCGACGCGGTGCTACGTGACGCCGCTGTCGTACGACGAGACGCAGGCCTACGTGCGGTCTCACCTCTCGGCCGCGGGCCGATCGCCCGACCGCTTCTCTTCTGCCGCGATCGACCTGTTGTTCCGCGCCACCGACGGGGTCCCGCGGCTGCTGAACCAGCTCAGCCAGCGGCTGGTCGACCTGCCGGCCGACCCGATCGAGCCGCTGCAAGTGCAGCAGGCGTGGTCGGAACTGCACCAACTTCCGGCGCCCTGGTACACGCCGGAGGTCGCCGCGGCGCCGACCCCGTCGCCGCACGCGGGGGTAGAGTTCGGGGAGCTGGAAGACCTGGACGTAGTGGAAGAAGAAGAGCCGACCGAGGCCGCCGCGGCGATTACACCGGCCCCGGCGCCCGTGGCCCAGGCGCCGGACCCGTCGCCGTCGCGGGCGTCCAGCTACAACGCAGACGAAGCGTTGGCGACCCTCCCCCCATCGCCCCCGGTGGTCGACCCGTTTGGCGAAGGGTGGGAAGAAGAAGAGTTGGTCATCGACCGCTACGCCAGCCTGGGGGCGGCGTTCCACACCTCGACGCCGTTCGTCGTGAACCGGCTCGACGGGGCGCTCGCGGAAAATCTGGCCCGGCTGACAAGCGAGCCAGAAACCCTGCCAGAGCCGGCGGAGCCCATCGACACGCTGGACGAGGGCCTCGATGCAGACGACGAGCCGCTCCCGATCGCTGAGGCCTCGTTCCAACCCACGCGGAGCCTGGCCATCTGCGGCGAAGAGCCGTGCGACGGCGCGCGGGTCTGCTCCGGCGTCGGCGCGTACTCTGGCGACACGGAACTGGATGAGCTGGACGACGACTTCGAAGAGGAGTACTTCCCGACGATCTCGGCCAACCCGTCGGCCGGCGACGCCGACGACGAGACCATCCTCGTCATCGAACGCGAAGTAGAGCCGTTCGAGGCGACCCCCGAGGTGCGCCGCAGCGAGTACCGCAGGTTGTTCGCTAACCTCCGCGGGGCCGAGTGATGCGGAAGGGAAAGATCTCGGCGGCGTTGCGGACCCTCCACGGTCGACCGGTCTCGGTCGAACCCGTC from Pirellulimonas nuda includes:
- a CDS encoding ExeA family protein, with amino-acid sequence MTQPTASMNQAAASPTSKSVSRVFPSVPRIDRYFPGAAIEGSRRAVVDCVTRGDGPALVIGAPGVGKSLLLDMVAQAVGDRGAVVRLASTQICTRRALLQAMLFAMGKPYRDREEGELRLAVIEGLRSLGDRPLGAVLIVDEAQLLSVKLLDELRMLGDLVTEGGEPAVRLVIAGGPTLDELLAAAELEPLCQRIATRCYVTPLSYDETQAYVRSHLSAAGRSPDRFSSAAIDLLFRATDGVPRLLNQLSQRLVDLPADPIEPLQVQQAWSELHQLPAPWYTPEVAAAPTPSPHAGVEFGELEDLDVVEEEEPTEAAAAITPAPAPVAQAPDPSPSRASSYNADEALATLPPSPPVVDPFGEGWEEEELVIDRYASLGAAFHTSTPFVVNRLDGALAENLARLTSEPETLPEPAEPIDTLDEGLDADDEPLPIAEASFQPTRSLAICGEEPCDGARVCSGVGAYSGDTELDELDDDFEEEYFPTISANPSAGDADDETILVIEREVEPFEATPEVRRSEYRRLFANLRGAE